The proteins below are encoded in one region of Terriglobales bacterium:
- a CDS encoding PQQ-dependent sugar dehydrogenase — MRVCLLSCLLLLTACSRSPQPATAADPGPTVPPGFRLQVFAETGSTPRMLAFSPGGVLLATATADGKVFALPDAKRTGRAERIVTVLSDQNAPHGIAFYEGKLYIAGTGRVVRYDWDEANLRATNPKALVGLPPGGGHFTRTLVFHNGKMYVSIGSTCNVCREEDPRRAAVMEFNPDGSGGRVFARGLRNAVGLAVSPQTNTVWASDNGRDWLGDNLPPEEINDLGASGGDFGWPFCYGNRTADTEFSREATTRCPSTVPAKFQMQAHSAPLGIAFYTGTQFPPEYRGDLFVAFHGSWNRSVPTGYKVVRIEVNERGEATGISDFLTGFIAPGETRKGRWLGRPVGIAVGPDGALFVSDDSREGRGKIYRVTWEGK; from the coding sequence GTGCGAGTGTGCTTGCTTTCGTGCCTGCTGCTGTTGACGGCGTGCAGCCGGTCCCCGCAGCCGGCGACTGCAGCCGACCCTGGTCCCACCGTTCCGCCCGGATTCCGCCTGCAGGTATTTGCGGAAACCGGCTCCACGCCGCGGATGCTGGCGTTCAGTCCGGGTGGCGTTCTCCTCGCCACCGCCACCGCCGACGGCAAGGTCTTCGCTCTACCGGACGCCAAGCGCACCGGCCGCGCGGAGCGCATCGTCACCGTGCTCAGCGATCAGAATGCGCCCCACGGCATCGCCTTCTATGAAGGCAAGCTGTACATCGCAGGGACCGGGCGTGTGGTCCGCTACGACTGGGACGAGGCCAACCTACGGGCCACCAATCCCAAGGCACTGGTTGGCCTGCCGCCCGGCGGTGGTCACTTCACGCGCACGCTGGTCTTCCACAACGGCAAGATGTACGTCTCCATCGGCTCGACCTGCAACGTCTGCCGCGAGGAAGACCCGCGCCGCGCCGCGGTGATGGAGTTCAACCCGGATGGCTCCGGCGGCCGCGTCTTCGCGCGCGGGCTGCGCAACGCCGTGGGCCTGGCGGTGAGCCCGCAGACCAACACCGTATGGGCGAGCGATAACGGTCGCGACTGGCTGGGCGACAACCTGCCGCCCGAAGAGATCAACGACCTGGGCGCAAGCGGCGGCGACTTTGGCTGGCCCTTCTGCTACGGCAATCGCACCGCCGACACCGAATTCTCCCGCGAGGCCACGACCCGCTGTCCCTCGACCGTTCCCGCCAAGTTCCAGATGCAGGCGCACTCGGCGCCGCTCGGCATCGCCTTCTACACCGGTACCCAGTTCCCGCCGGAATACCGCGGCGACCTGTTCGTCGCTTTCCACGGATCCTGGAACCGCAGCGTGCCCACCGGCTACAAAGTCGTACGTATCGAGGTGAACGAGCGCGGCGAGGCCACCGGCATCTCCGATTTCCTTACCGGTTTCATCGCTCCCGGGGAGACGCGCAAGGGCCGCTGGCTCGGGCGGCCCGTGGGCATTGCCGTCGGCCCCGACGGCGCGCTCTTTGTCTCGGATGATTCCCGCGAAGGGCGGGGGAAGATCTATCGCGTGACCTGGGAGGGGAAGTAG
- a CDS encoding deoxyguanosinetriphosphate triphosphohydrolase has protein sequence MLAAYAVQVEQSRGRRHPEPPHPYRDDFQRDRDRVIHSRAFRRLENKTQVFTRRYSDHFRTRLTHTIEVAQISRTLARALSLNEGLVEALALVHDIGHPPFGHAGEKALDAAMRAHGDFFDHNLQALRIVEDFELRYAGFRGLNLTFEVREGIIKHSRDYDAARFPELAEYLLDSQPPLEAQLIDLTDEIAYDTADLDDGMEARILSLDRVRHGVPVFERFYREAEQKHPSALDKLKFNEALKRMLNRMATDLIENTKQRVRESGAKSVDDVRNHAERLATFSPEVDAERRQAKAFLHENLYSSAALRPEKDHAERVVTELFEYWIARPEMLPATYQEKARQESLPRVVCDYIAGMTDNFILQQHEKNCGGKRAAAAR, from the coding sequence ATGCTCGCGGCATACGCGGTGCAAGTGGAGCAGTCGCGAGGGCGCAGGCATCCGGAGCCGCCCCACCCTTATCGCGATGACTTCCAGCGCGACCGCGACCGCGTCATCCACTCCCGCGCCTTTCGCCGCCTGGAGAACAAGACCCAGGTCTTCACCCGGCGCTACTCCGACCACTTCCGCACGCGGCTGACGCACACCATCGAAGTCGCGCAGATCTCGCGCACGCTGGCCCGCGCGCTTTCACTGAATGAAGGACTGGTGGAAGCGCTGGCGCTGGTGCACGACATCGGGCATCCCCCGTTCGGCCATGCCGGGGAGAAGGCGCTGGATGCTGCCATGCGCGCCCACGGCGATTTCTTTGACCATAACCTGCAGGCGCTGCGCATCGTGGAGGACTTCGAGCTGCGCTACGCCGGCTTCCGCGGACTGAACCTGACCTTCGAGGTTCGTGAAGGCATCATCAAGCACTCGCGCGACTACGATGCCGCGCGCTTCCCCGAGCTGGCCGAGTATTTGCTCGACAGCCAGCCTCCGCTCGAAGCCCAGCTCATCGACCTGACCGACGAGATCGCTTATGACACCGCCGACCTCGACGACGGCATGGAGGCGCGCATCCTGTCGCTCGACCGGGTGCGCCACGGCGTCCCGGTGTTCGAGCGCTTCTACCGCGAGGCCGAGCAGAAACATCCCAGCGCGCTCGACAAGCTGAAGTTCAACGAGGCCCTCAAGCGCATGCTCAACCGCATGGCCACCGACCTGATCGAGAATACGAAGCAGCGGGTGCGCGAGTCGGGCGCGAAAAGCGTGGACGACGTCCGCAATCACGCCGAGCGTCTGGCCACCTTCAGCCCCGAGGTGGACGCGGAGCGCCGGCAGGCCAAGGCTTTCCTGCACGAGAACCTGTACTCATCGGCTGCGCTGCGCCCGGAGAAAGACCATGCCGAGCGGGTGGTGACCGAGCTGTTCGAGTACTGGATCGCGCGCCCGGAGATGCTTCCCGCCACTTACCAGGAAAAAGCGCGCCAGGAATCATTGCCACGCGTGGTCTGCGATTACATCGCCGGCATGACCGACAACTTCATCCTGCAACAGCACGAGAAGAATTGCGGAGGGAAGAGGGCGGCCGCAGCGCGGTGA
- a CDS encoding tetratricopeptide repeat protein, with protein MKSRSLLIPALLLALPLSAQDLPEAKAPPQTPASAQPAAPASGQAAPAAANTPAKAPDRSAAYYHYTLAHIYEELATVYGRSEYVSKAVEQYKLALQNDPQSEFLNSELAEFYAKTGRIRDAVLEAQEILKRDPNNLEAHKLLGRIYVRSLGDSQSGQSQEMLKRALEQIREVVRLEPKNTDNYLLLGRLHILAKELDKAEEAFKDALRNDPASEEALTNLAYLYTEQGNFSRAVTTLESVPEAERTGKIYAALGFSYEQQKDYGKAVAAYRKATESDSDNLDWQRGLAQNLFNDGQLKEALEQYQALAEADPQDATTLVRIAEIQRRDGQFDAALESLKKAEALVSNSLEVPYNMALVYQAQGKFDDAVRVYTQLLDRTAKADRNYSESERSNRAVFLERLGDLYRDANQTSKALETFAEMLTLGGETASRGYQQIIETHRTARQWAEALRVAEEAARKFPQDRDLQMQYAAQLADSGKPDEGVARVRGLLKGTPEDREVYLALAQIYSRQRRWKESEEAIAQADKLATTPREKYYAWFMYGSVYERQKKFDQAEEMFKKILSFDPHNAMVLNYLGYMLADRGVRLEEALGYIKEAVARDPASGAYLDSLGWVYFKMGQDVLAEEYLHKAIERLPYDSTVHDHLADLYLKTGRLKEAAAHWERALEEWNRGVPSDADPAEVAKVQKKLEQARVRLAKQVRE; from the coding sequence ATGAAGTCTCGCTCTCTTCTGATCCCAGCCCTACTCCTTGCCCTTCCCCTCAGCGCGCAGGACCTGCCGGAGGCGAAGGCGCCGCCCCAGACGCCCGCATCCGCCCAGCCGGCTGCTCCGGCTTCCGGACAAGCTGCTCCCGCTGCGGCGAATACGCCGGCAAAAGCGCCGGACCGTTCCGCCGCCTACTACCACTACACGCTGGCGCACATCTACGAGGAGCTGGCTACGGTATACGGGCGGTCGGAGTACGTCAGCAAAGCGGTGGAGCAGTACAAGCTGGCGCTCCAGAACGATCCTCAGTCGGAATTCCTGAACTCGGAGCTGGCGGAGTTCTACGCCAAGACGGGGCGCATCCGTGACGCGGTGCTGGAAGCGCAGGAGATCCTGAAGCGCGATCCCAACAACCTCGAAGCCCACAAGCTGCTGGGCCGCATCTACGTGCGTTCGCTGGGCGACTCGCAGAGCGGGCAGTCGCAGGAGATGCTGAAGCGGGCGCTGGAACAGATCCGGGAAGTCGTCCGCCTGGAACCCAAGAACACCGACAACTACCTGCTGCTGGGCCGCCTGCACATCCTGGCCAAGGAACTGGACAAGGCCGAGGAGGCATTCAAGGACGCGCTCAGGAACGATCCCGCATCGGAAGAAGCGCTCACCAACCTGGCCTATCTGTACACCGAGCAGGGGAACTTCAGCCGCGCGGTCACAACGTTGGAGTCGGTGCCCGAGGCGGAGCGCACGGGGAAAATCTACGCGGCGCTGGGCTTCAGCTACGAACAGCAGAAGGACTACGGCAAGGCGGTGGCGGCCTACCGCAAGGCAACGGAGTCCGACAGCGACAATCTGGACTGGCAGCGCGGCCTGGCGCAGAACCTGTTCAACGATGGCCAGCTCAAGGAAGCGCTGGAGCAGTACCAGGCGCTGGCGGAGGCCGATCCGCAGGACGCCACCACGCTGGTGCGCATCGCAGAGATCCAGCGGCGGGACGGCCAGTTCGACGCCGCCCTGGAGAGCCTGAAGAAAGCCGAAGCGCTGGTGTCGAACTCCCTCGAGGTGCCCTACAACATGGCCCTGGTCTACCAGGCCCAGGGCAAGTTCGATGACGCGGTGCGGGTGTACACCCAGTTGCTGGATCGCACCGCCAAGGCCGACCGGAACTACAGCGAGAGCGAGCGCTCCAACCGGGCGGTGTTTCTGGAGCGCCTAGGCGATCTCTACCGGGACGCGAACCAGACCTCGAAGGCGCTGGAGACTTTCGCGGAAATGCTGACCCTGGGCGGGGAAACGGCTTCGCGCGGATACCAGCAGATCATCGAAACGCATCGCACGGCGCGCCAGTGGGCGGAGGCGCTGCGCGTGGCCGAGGAGGCCGCCAGGAAGTTTCCCCAAGACCGCGACCTGCAGATGCAATACGCCGCGCAACTGGCGGACAGTGGAAAGCCCGACGAGGGCGTGGCCCGGGTGCGTGGGCTGCTGAAAGGCACGCCGGAGGACCGCGAAGTCTATCTTGCGCTGGCGCAGATCTACAGCCGGCAGCGGCGCTGGAAGGAATCCGAGGAGGCCATCGCCCAGGCCGACAAGCTGGCCACCACGCCGCGCGAGAAATACTACGCCTGGTTCATGTATGGCTCGGTCTACGAGCGCCAGAAGAAGTTCGACCAGGCGGAGGAGATGTTCAAGAAGATCCTTTCCTTCGATCCGCACAACGCCATGGTGCTGAACTACCTGGGCTACATGCTGGCGGACCGCGGCGTTCGCCTGGAAGAGGCGCTGGGCTACATCAAGGAAGCGGTGGCGCGCGACCCGGCGAGCGGCGCGTACCTGGATTCCCTGGGCTGGGTGTATTTCAAGATGGGCCAGGATGTGCTCGCCGAAGAGTATCTGCACAAAGCGATCGAGCGCCTGCCGTACGATTCGACCGTCCACGATCACCTGGCCGATCTCTATCTGAAAACCGGGCGCCTGAAGGAAGCCGCCGCCCACTGGGAGCGCGCCCTGGAGGAATGGAACCGGGGAGTGCCGTCCGATGCGGATCCGGCCGAGGTGGCCAAGGTGCAGAAGAAGCTCGAGCAGGCCCGCGTGCGCCTGGCAAAGCAAGTGCGCGAGTAG
- the purH gene encoding bifunctional phosphoribosylaminoimidazolecarboxamide formyltransferase/IMP cyclohydrolase, translating into MPKIQRAILSVTDKTGLAEFARRLSAMQVELVSTGGTARLLRDSGVAVRDISELTGFPEMLDGRVKTLHPKVHGGILHIRANADHRAAVAQHGIAPIDMVVVNLYAFEKTASKPGAHFDEIIENIDIGGPSMVRSAAKNFRDVAIVTSPADYDAIAQEMEKSSGELSLDTRWRLAQKAFALTATYDSAIASTLDRIQLADANFAFGDGAAFPATLRLAFTKAMDLRYGENPHQKAALYSDGSGRGVANGRQLQGKELSYNNIVDLEAAWSLAQEFAEPVAVIIKHTNPCGTATGKTLVEAYKKALECDPVSAFGGVIGFNRPVDGETAAEVAKLFVEAVAAPGYDEAARAAFAAKKNLRLMEVAPAPPSRTLKNVSGGLLLQDDDIRPLADADLKVVTTRKPTEEEMRALLFAWKIAKHVKSNAIVYARDGQSVGVGAGQMSRVDSCKIGAMKAVLPLKGTVAASDAFFPFPDGVEEIAKAGATAIIQPGGSVRDQDVTDAANRLGLAMVFTGVRHFRH; encoded by the coding sequence GTGCCGAAAATCCAGCGCGCCATCCTCAGCGTGACCGACAAGACCGGGCTGGCGGAATTCGCCCGCCGCCTCTCTGCCATGCAGGTGGAACTGGTCTCGACCGGAGGAACGGCGCGCCTGCTGCGTGATTCTGGTGTGGCGGTGCGCGACATCAGCGAGCTCACGGGATTTCCGGAGATGCTCGACGGGCGCGTCAAGACGCTGCACCCCAAAGTGCACGGCGGCATCCTGCACATTCGCGCGAACGCCGACCATCGCGCCGCCGTGGCCCAGCACGGCATCGCGCCCATCGACATGGTGGTGGTGAACCTCTACGCCTTCGAGAAGACCGCGTCGAAACCGGGCGCGCACTTCGACGAGATCATCGAGAACATCGATATCGGCGGACCTTCGATGGTGCGCTCGGCGGCCAAGAACTTTCGCGACGTCGCCATCGTGACCTCGCCCGCCGACTATGACGCGATCGCCCAGGAGATGGAGAAATCGAGTGGCGAGCTTTCCCTCGACACGCGCTGGCGCCTGGCACAGAAGGCGTTCGCGCTCACTGCCACTTACGACTCTGCGATCGCCTCGACGCTTGACCGCATCCAGCTTGCCGACGCCAACTTTGCGTTCGGCGACGGCGCCGCATTTCCCGCAACTCTCCGGCTGGCATTCACCAAGGCCATGGACCTGCGGTACGGCGAGAATCCGCACCAGAAGGCCGCGCTTTATTCCGATGGGTCCGGCCGGGGCGTGGCCAACGGCCGCCAACTCCAGGGCAAGGAGCTTTCCTACAACAACATCGTGGACCTGGAGGCGGCGTGGAGCCTGGCGCAGGAGTTCGCCGAGCCGGTAGCCGTCATCATCAAGCACACCAACCCGTGCGGCACTGCGACCGGCAAGACGCTCGTGGAAGCCTACAAGAAGGCGCTCGAATGCGACCCGGTCTCCGCTTTCGGCGGCGTCATCGGGTTCAACCGTCCGGTGGACGGCGAAACCGCCGCCGAAGTGGCCAAGCTTTTCGTCGAAGCGGTGGCTGCGCCGGGCTACGACGAAGCGGCACGCGCCGCCTTCGCCGCCAAGAAGAACCTGCGGCTGATGGAAGTAGCGCCGGCGCCGCCAAGCCGTACGCTGAAAAACGTCTCCGGCGGCTTGTTGCTGCAGGACGACGACATCCGCCCGCTGGCCGACGCCGACCTCAAGGTGGTCACGACGCGCAAACCGACAGAAGAAGAGATGCGGGCGCTGCTGTTCGCCTGGAAGATCGCCAAGCATGTGAAGTCGAACGCGATCGTGTACGCGCGCGACGGGCAGAGTGTGGGCGTGGGCGCCGGCCAAATGAGCCGCGTGGATTCGTGCAAGATCGGCGCCATGAAGGCCGTGCTGCCGCTCAAAGGCACCGTGGCCGCCTCCGACGCCTTCTTTCCCTTCCCCGATGGCGTGGAGGAGATCGCCAAGGCCGGGGCAACGGCCATCATCCAGCCGGGCGGTTCGGTGCGCGACCAGGACGTAACCGACGCCGCCAACCGCCTGGGCCTGGCCATGGTGTTCACCGGCGTACGACATTTTCGACACTGA
- a CDS encoding MXAN_5187 C-terminal domain-containing protein, which yields MTIDEELTHLDELLRRLKIEYDIFFGGGSKRPPADSEWRVQAILKKYSDSHKMSFAQRFRFNTIQQKYAIFSDLWRQKVKIKEEGFRRPQDAVLGIQGMRVEEEAKAREEMRAAEPFRVACSDVDSDHEKVQALFNAMVEARKQAGDAGAGAANFESFKSFVKKKTDQLRKDYGCHAVEYAVEVENGQVRLKAKAKV from the coding sequence ATGACCATCGATGAGGAACTTACTCACCTCGACGAGTTGCTGCGCCGCCTGAAAATCGAGTACGACATCTTTTTCGGCGGCGGGTCCAAACGGCCGCCGGCGGACAGCGAGTGGCGCGTACAGGCCATCCTCAAGAAGTATTCCGACAGTCACAAGATGAGTTTTGCGCAGCGCTTCCGCTTCAACACCATCCAGCAGAAGTACGCCATCTTCAGCGACCTGTGGCGGCAGAAGGTAAAGATCAAGGAAGAAGGCTTTCGCCGGCCGCAAGACGCCGTGCTGGGCATCCAGGGCATGCGCGTGGAAGAAGAAGCCAAGGCGCGCGAGGAGATGCGCGCGGCCGAGCCTTTCCGCGTGGCCTGCTCCGATGTGGACTCGGACCACGAGAAAGTCCAGGCGCTGTTCAACGCCATGGTGGAGGCGCGCAAGCAGGCGGGCGATGCCGGGGCAGGCGCGGCCAACTTCGAGTCCTTCAAGTCTTTCGTCAAGAAGAAGACGGACCAGTTGCGCAAGGACTACGGCTGCCACGCGGTGGAGTACGCCGTCGAGGTGGAGAACGGCCAGGTCCGGCTCAAGGCAAAAGCGAAAGTCTGA
- a CDS encoding helix-turn-helix transcriptional regulator, translating into MNIGETIRSFRLQKGMSQGDIEKRTGLLRCYLSRVENGHTIPSLDTLAKIAGAMEVPLAQFFADPARSNGSARALPQLSDDEVRFLTQIRRYSTSLSESDRKLVLAMVKKMAVNSGK; encoded by the coding sequence ATGAACATCGGCGAGACGATCCGCAGCTTTCGGTTGCAGAAGGGCATGTCCCAGGGCGACATCGAGAAGCGGACGGGGTTACTGCGCTGCTATCTGTCGCGAGTGGAAAACGGCCACACCATCCCCTCGCTGGACACGCTAGCCAAGATCGCCGGCGCCATGGAAGTTCCGCTGGCGCAGTTCTTCGCGGACCCGGCGCGCTCCAATGGCTCCGCGCGGGCCCTGCCGCAGTTGAGCGACGACGAGGTCCGCTTCCTCACCCAGATCCGCCGCTACTCCACCAGCCTCTCCGAGAGCGACCGCAAGCTGGTGCTGGCCATGGTGAAGAAGATGGCCGTCAACAGCGGGAAATAG
- a CDS encoding GNAT family N-acetyltransferase produces the protein MRIIQAATAEQVGEVRKLFVEYGESLGFSLCFQSFDQELAGLPGDYAPPAGRLLLAEEAGKAAGCVALHRLANDICEMKRLYVRPSFRGRKLGRKLTERVIEEARGIGYKRMRLDTIADSMREAVALYRALGFREIPPYRPNPIASATYMELDL, from the coding sequence GTGCGCATCATCCAAGCCGCAACCGCCGAACAGGTAGGAGAGGTCCGCAAGCTCTTCGTCGAGTACGGTGAGTCTCTAGGATTCAGCCTTTGTTTTCAGAGCTTTGACCAGGAACTCGCGGGGCTTCCCGGCGATTACGCCCCGCCCGCAGGCCGACTATTGCTGGCGGAAGAAGCTGGCAAGGCGGCAGGCTGCGTGGCGCTGCACCGTCTGGCCAACGACATCTGCGAGATGAAGCGGCTGTATGTGCGGCCGTCCTTCCGCGGGCGCAAACTGGGCCGGAAGCTGACCGAGCGCGTAATCGAAGAAGCGCGCGGCATCGGTTACAAGCGCATGCGGCTGGATACTATCGCCGACTCCATGCGCGAGGCCGTGGCTCTTTATCGCGCGCTGGGTTTCCGCGAGATCCCTCCCTATCGTCCTAATCCCATCGCCAGCGCCACCTACATGGAACTCGATCTCTGA
- the fabG gene encoding 3-oxoacyl-[acyl-carrier-protein] reductase, whose protein sequence is MTSLAGHVALVTGASQGIGRACALELARAGAAVAAAARSEEKLAALVAEITTAGGQAAAFRLDVASEDEVKAACKSAIERFGKVDILVNNAGITRDQLVMRMKRADWDAVLQTNLTGAYLTIQQVIGSMLKQRWGRIINMTSIFGQIGQAGQANYAASKAGLIGLTLAVAREVASRNITVNAVAPGYIETAMTAVLSVDMKKKVLEMIPLGRAGTEQDVAQAVRFLASDEAAYITGHVLNVNGGMHMG, encoded by the coding sequence ATGACAAGTCTGGCTGGGCACGTCGCGCTGGTGACAGGGGCGTCGCAGGGCATCGGTCGGGCGTGCGCTCTGGAGCTGGCGCGCGCCGGGGCGGCGGTGGCCGCAGCCGCGCGCAGCGAAGAGAAACTCGCCGCACTGGTCGCGGAAATCACAACGGCAGGAGGGCAGGCTGCTGCTTTCCGCCTGGACGTGGCCAGCGAAGACGAGGTCAAGGCCGCCTGCAAGTCTGCCATCGAACGCTTCGGCAAGGTCGACATCCTGGTCAACAACGCCGGCATCACGCGCGATCAACTGGTCATGCGCATGAAGCGCGCGGACTGGGACGCGGTCCTCCAGACCAACCTCACCGGCGCCTATCTCACCATCCAGCAGGTCATCGGCTCCATGCTGAAGCAGCGCTGGGGACGCATCATTAACATGACCAGCATCTTCGGCCAGATCGGACAGGCGGGCCAGGCCAACTACGCAGCGTCGAAGGCGGGCCTGATCGGCCTGACTCTGGCGGTGGCGCGCGAGGTTGCGTCGCGCAACATTACGGTGAATGCCGTGGCGCCCGGCTACATTGAGACCGCCATGACCGCTGTGCTCTCCGTGGACATGAAGAAGAAGGTGCTGGAGATGATTCCGCTGGGCCGAGCCGGCACCGAGCAGGACGTCGCGCAGGCTGTCCGCTTCCTGGCCTCCGACGAAGCTGCCTACATTACGGGCCACGTTCTCAACGTCAACGGCGGCATGCACATGGGCTAG